In a single window of the Bradyrhizobium erythrophlei genome:
- the cimA gene encoding citramalate synthase: protein MTRERLYLFDTTLRDGAQTNGVDFTLHDKQLIAEMLDELGIDYVEGGYPGANPTDTEFFAARPKLDHARFTAFGMTRRPGRSASNDPGLAALLEAKADAICFVAKSSAYQVRVALETTNEENLASIRDSVTAAKQAGREVMLDCEHFFDGYKEDAAFALACAKAAYDSGARWVVLCDTNGGTMPHEVETIVGEVVKHIPGDHVGIHAHNDTEQAVANSLAAVRAGVRQIQGTLNGLGERCGNANLCSLIPTLRLKREFSDCFDIAVSPDKMATLMKVSRTLDDMLNRAANRHAPYVGESAFVTKTGIHASAVLKDPHTYEHVLPETVGNHRKVLVSDQAGRSNVIAELERAGIPYEKNDPKLVRLVEELKEREASGFAYESANASFDLLARRTLGRVPEYFRIEQFDVNVEQRYNANGQRVTVAMAVVKVDVDGEKLISAAEGNGPVNALDVALRKDLGKYQKYIEGLKLIDYRVRILNGGTEAVTRVLIESEDEEGERWTTIGVSPNIIDASFQALMDSVIYKLVKSGAPA, encoded by the coding sequence ATGACTCGCGAACGTCTCTATCTGTTCGACACCACGCTGCGCGACGGTGCGCAGACCAACGGCGTCGATTTCACGCTGCACGACAAGCAGCTGATCGCAGAGATGCTCGACGAACTCGGCATCGACTATGTCGAGGGCGGCTATCCCGGCGCCAATCCCACCGATACCGAATTCTTTGCCGCCCGGCCGAAGCTCGATCACGCCCGTTTTACGGCGTTCGGCATGACCCGGCGTCCGGGCCGTTCGGCCTCCAACGATCCGGGCCTTGCGGCGCTGCTGGAGGCCAAGGCCGACGCCATCTGTTTTGTCGCGAAATCGTCGGCCTATCAGGTCCGCGTCGCGCTGGAGACCACCAACGAGGAAAACCTGGCCTCGATCCGCGACAGCGTGACGGCGGCGAAGCAGGCCGGCCGCGAAGTCATGCTCGACTGCGAGCATTTCTTCGACGGCTACAAGGAAGATGCGGCGTTCGCACTGGCCTGCGCCAAGGCGGCTTACGATTCGGGCGCACGCTGGGTGGTGCTGTGCGACACCAATGGCGGTACCATGCCGCACGAAGTGGAAACCATCGTCGGCGAGGTCGTGAAGCACATTCCCGGCGATCACGTCGGCATCCACGCCCATAACGACACCGAGCAGGCGGTGGCCAATTCGCTGGCCGCGGTGCGGGCCGGGGTGCGGCAAATCCAGGGCACGCTGAACGGGCTCGGTGAGCGCTGTGGCAATGCCAATCTGTGCTCGCTGATTCCAACCCTGCGGCTCAAGCGCGAATTTTCCGATTGCTTCGACATCGCCGTGTCGCCGGACAAGATGGCGACCTTGATGAAGGTGTCGCGTACGCTCGACGATATGCTCAATCGCGCGGCGAACCGTCACGCGCCCTATGTCGGCGAAAGCGCCTTCGTCACCAAGACCGGCATCCATGCCTCCGCCGTGCTCAAGGATCCCCACACTTACGAGCATGTGCTGCCCGAAACGGTCGGCAATCATCGCAAGGTGCTGGTGTCCGATCAGGCCGGCCGCTCGAACGTCATCGCCGAACTGGAACGGGCCGGCATTCCCTACGAGAAGAACGACCCGAAACTGGTTCGGCTGGTCGAGGAATTGAAGGAGCGCGAGGCCTCCGGCTTTGCCTATGAGTCGGCCAACGCGTCGTTCGACCTGCTGGCGCGGCGCACGCTCGGCCGGGTGCCGGAATATTTCCGGATCGAACAATTCGATGTCAATGTCGAGCAGCGCTACAATGCCAACGGCCAGCGCGTCACGGTGGCGATGGCGGTGGTGAAGGTCGATGTCGACGGCGAGAAACTGATCTCGGCGGCCGAGGGCAACGGCCCCGTCAACGCGCTCGATGTCGCCTTGCGCAAGGATCTCGGCAAATACCAGAAATACATCGAGGGCCTGAAGCTGATCGATTACCGCGTGCGTATCCTCAACGGTGGCACCGAAGCGGTGACGCGCGTCTTGATCGAGAGCGAAGACGAGGAGGGTGAGCGCTGGACCACGATCGGCGTCTCGCCCAACATCATCGACGCCTCGTTTCAGGCGCTGATGGATTCGGTGATCTACAAGCTGGTGAAGTCAGGCGCGCCGGCGTGA
- a CDS encoding VOC family protein, whose protein sequence is MIDHISVGVSDLERSARFYEAALAPLGLSRLVTRPATIGFGKSYPEFWINFRADMTQVVPESGVHICLRAKTTAEVDAFHAAALAAGGNSESPPSLRPHDRVRYYASFVRDPDGNRIEAVTFPAASN, encoded by the coding sequence ATGATCGACCACATCTCCGTCGGCGTCAGTGACCTCGAACGGTCCGCGCGCTTTTACGAAGCGGCGCTGGCGCCGCTTGGGCTGTCACGCCTGGTAACACGCCCCGCGACAATCGGTTTCGGCAAGAGCTATCCCGAGTTCTGGATCAATTTTCGTGCCGACATGACCCAGGTCGTTCCTGAAAGCGGCGTCCACATCTGCCTCCGCGCAAAGACGACTGCCGAAGTCGATGCCTTTCACGCGGCGGCGCTGGCGGCTGGCGGAAATTCCGAAAGCCCGCCGTCGCTGCGTCCGCATGATCGCGTGCGCTACTACGCGAGCTTTGTCAGGGATCCCGACGGCAATCGCATCGAGGCGGTGACGTTTCCGGCGGCTTCAAACTAG
- a CDS encoding TIGR00730 family Rossman fold protein yields MNKIKTVCVYCGSGPGTNPRFVEAAIALGKALAENGIRLVYGGGSIGLMGAIATSVLDHGGTVTGIIPDFLTSRENVLKRVQELVVTPDMHERKRLMFERSDAFVALPGGIGTLEELVEQLTWQQLGRHSKPVLLANIDGFWEPLLALLGHMRATAFIRPSLAVDILKAERVEDILPRLRAAAARAPEGTEKLVPEIARRL; encoded by the coding sequence ATGAACAAAATCAAAACCGTCTGTGTCTATTGCGGCTCCGGCCCCGGCACAAATCCCCGCTTCGTTGAAGCCGCCATCGCGCTAGGAAAGGCGCTCGCCGAGAACGGCATCCGCCTGGTCTATGGCGGCGGCTCGATCGGGCTGATGGGCGCGATCGCCACATCGGTGCTCGATCACGGCGGCACCGTGACCGGTATCATACCCGACTTTCTCACCTCCCGCGAAAACGTGCTGAAGCGGGTTCAGGAACTCGTCGTCACGCCCGACATGCACGAGCGCAAGCGGCTGATGTTCGAGCGTTCCGACGCCTTCGTGGCGCTCCCCGGCGGGATCGGCACGCTGGAGGAACTGGTGGAGCAACTGACTTGGCAGCAGCTTGGCCGCCACTCCAAGCCGGTCCTGCTCGCCAACATCGACGGCTTCTGGGAACCGTTGCTCGCGCTGCTCGGGCATATGCGGGCCACGGCATTCATTCGGCCGTCTCTGGCGGTCGATATCCTGAAAGCCGAACGGGTCGAGGATATCCTGCCGCGGTTGCGCGCCGCCGCGGCCCGCGCGCCTGAAGGCACAGAGAAACTGGTGCCGGAGATTGCCCGCCGGCTGTGA
- a CDS encoding ABCB family ABC transporter ATP-binding protein/permease yields the protein MAHTDSSGGAGEALSGSGKSIERATLIGTLVHLWPYIWPGDRVDLKMRVVWSVVLLLVAKVATLAVPFTFKWAIDALTGADTAPVQSSNWTLWLIASPLIMTASYGALRVLMAVLTQWRDGIFARVAMHAVRKLAYRTFVHMHELSLRFHLERKTGGLTRVLERGRLGIEVIVRMVILQLVPTIVEVSLLTAVLLWKFDWRYVLATMITVVIFMYYTYIATEWRIEIRRKMNESDTEANTKAIDSLLNYETVKYFSAEEREAARYDRSMEGYERASVKTYTSLAVLNTGQAIIFTAGLTATMLMCAIGVRSGKNTVGDFVMVNAMMIQLYQPLNFMGMVYREIKQAVIDIEKMFGVLARNPEIKDLPGATPLIVTSGKVRFDDVRFSYDPERAILKGLSFEVPAGKTVAIVGPSGAGKSTISRLLFRLYDVSGGKILIDGQDIRNVTQASLRAAIGMVPQDTVLFNDTIRYNIRYGRWDATDAEVEQAAQLAQIDRFIRMSPKGYETQVGERGLKLSGGEKQRVAIARTILKGPPILVLDEATSALDSHTEHEIQEALERISRNRTSLVIAHRLSTIVGADEIIVLDQGRIAERGTHSQLLATGGLYASMWNRQREAQEARERLALIADENETPNREPPPLDDALVTDGPATDALVTPAAAE from the coding sequence ATGGCTCACACCGATTCGTCTGGGGGGGCCGGCGAAGCGCTGTCTGGCTCGGGCAAATCCATCGAACGGGCGACCCTGATCGGGACGCTGGTGCATCTGTGGCCGTACATCTGGCCCGGCGATCGCGTCGATCTCAAGATGCGCGTGGTCTGGTCGGTGGTGCTGCTGCTGGTAGCCAAGGTGGCGACGCTGGCGGTGCCGTTTACGTTCAAATGGGCGATCGACGCCCTGACCGGCGCCGATACCGCCCCGGTGCAATCGTCGAACTGGACGCTGTGGCTGATCGCATCGCCCCTGATCATGACTGCAAGCTATGGCGCCTTGCGCGTGCTGATGGCGGTGCTGACCCAGTGGCGCGATGGCATCTTCGCGCGCGTCGCGATGCATGCGGTGCGCAAGCTCGCTTACCGCACCTTCGTCCACATGCACGAACTGTCGCTGCGCTTTCATCTGGAGCGCAAGACCGGAGGGCTGACGCGCGTGCTGGAGCGCGGCCGTCTCGGCATCGAGGTGATCGTACGGATGGTGATCCTGCAGCTGGTCCCGACCATCGTCGAGGTTTCGCTGCTGACGGCCGTGCTGCTGTGGAAGTTCGACTGGCGCTATGTGCTGGCGACCATGATCACCGTCGTGATCTTCATGTATTACACCTACATCGCGACCGAATGGCGGATCGAGATCCGCCGCAAGATGAACGAATCCGATACCGAGGCGAACACCAAGGCGATCGACTCGCTGCTGAACTACGAGACCGTCAAATATTTCAGTGCCGAGGAGCGCGAGGCCGCCCGCTACGACCGTTCGATGGAGGGTTACGAGCGTGCCAGCGTGAAGACCTACACCTCGCTCGCGGTGCTCAATACCGGGCAGGCCATCATCTTCACCGCCGGTCTCACCGCGACCATGCTGATGTGCGCGATCGGCGTCCGCAGCGGCAAGAATACGGTCGGCGATTTCGTCATGGTCAACGCCATGATGATCCAGCTTTACCAGCCGCTGAATTTCATGGGCATGGTCTACCGCGAGATCAAGCAGGCGGTGATCGACATCGAGAAGATGTTCGGCGTGCTGGCGCGGAATCCGGAGATCAAGGACCTTCCCGGCGCCACGCCGCTGATCGTGACGTCTGGCAAGGTGCGCTTCGACGACGTGCGATTTTCCTACGATCCCGAGCGGGCGATCCTCAAGGGCCTCAGTTTCGAGGTGCCTGCCGGCAAGACGGTTGCGATCGTCGGGCCTTCCGGCGCCGGCAAGTCGACCATTTCGCGGCTGCTGTTTCGGCTCTATGACGTCTCCGGCGGCAAGATCCTGATCGACGGTCAGGACATCCGGAACGTCACGCAGGCCTCGCTGCGGGCAGCGATCGGCATGGTGCCGCAGGACACTGTGTTGTTCAACGACACCATCCGTTACAACATCCGTTACGGCCGCTGGGATGCTACCGACGCCGAAGTCGAGCAGGCGGCGCAGCTCGCGCAAATCGATCGCTTCATCCGGATGTCGCCGAAGGGTTACGAGACCCAGGTCGGCGAGCGCGGCTTGAAATTATCGGGCGGCGAGAAGCAGCGGGTCGCGATCGCGCGGACGATTCTGAAGGGGCCGCCGATCCTGGTGCTCGACGAGGCGACATCGGCGCTCGACAGCCATACCGAGCATGAAATTCAGGAGGCGCTGGAGCGGATTTCGCGCAACCGCACATCGCTGGTGATCGCGCACCGGCTGTCCACCATCGTGGGCGCCGACGAAATCATCGTGCTGGATCAGGGCCGCATCGCCGAGCGTGGAACGCATTCGCAGCTTTTGGCAACCGGCGGGCTTTATGCCAGTATGTGGAACCGGCAGCGCGAGGCTCAAGAGGCGCGCGAGAGGCTGGCGCTGATTGCCGACGAGAACGAAACGCCGAACCGGGAGCCGCCACCGCTCGATGACGCGCTGGTAACTGACGGGCCGGCGACTGACGCGCTGGTAACTCCGGCCGCGGCGGAATGA
- a CDS encoding phosphatidylserine decarboxylase, translating into MSIAHSIRAQIPPIHREGYPFISGFAVASLVLFWIWTPLGWIGALLTVWCALFFRDPVRVTPVREGIVVAPADGRISMVTQVLPPVELGLGDQPLPRISIFMSVFNCHVNRSPVTGRIDRIAYRPGTFINAELDKASEDNERNSLVISTPDGRIGVIQIAGLVARRIVSFVREGQSIGAGERFGLIRFGSRLDVYLPDGTKSLVAEGQTAVAGETILADFRLGDNGRTYRAD; encoded by the coding sequence ATGTCCATTGCCCATTCCATCCGCGCGCAAATTCCGCCGATCCACCGGGAAGGCTATCCGTTTATCAGCGGCTTTGCGGTTGCGAGCCTGGTTCTGTTCTGGATCTGGACGCCGCTCGGCTGGATCGGTGCCTTGCTGACGGTCTGGTGCGCGCTGTTTTTCCGCGATCCGGTGCGGGTGACGCCGGTGCGCGAGGGCATCGTGGTGGCGCCGGCCGACGGGCGCATCTCGATGGTGACGCAGGTGTTGCCGCCGGTCGAACTCGGGCTCGGCGACCAGCCGCTGCCGCGTATCTCGATCTTCATGAGCGTATTCAACTGCCACGTGAACCGCAGTCCGGTGACGGGGCGAATCGACCGGATCGCGTACCGGCCGGGCACCTTCATCAATGCCGAGCTGGACAAGGCGAGCGAGGACAATGAGCGCAACTCGCTGGTGATCTCGACCCCGGACGGACGCATCGGGGTGATCCAGATCGCGGGGCTGGTGGCGCGGCGGATTGTCTCGTTCGTTCGCGAAGGGCAGTCAATCGGTGCCGGCGAGCGCTTCGGATTGATCCGGTTTGGATCGCGTCTCGACGTCTACCTGCCCGATGGCACCAAATCGCTGGTCGCAGAAGGCCAGACCGCGGTGGCCGGCGAGACCATTTTGGCCGATTTCAGGCTTGGCGATAACGGCCGGACCTACCGCGCCGATTAA
- the pssA gene encoding CDP-diacylglycerol--serine O-phosphatidyltransferase — protein MTPIDPQHPELRRRRFRPIPVRMLVPNVITLLAICAGLTAIRLSTEGRMELAVAAIVFAAVLDGLDGRVARMIKGQSKFGAELDSLADFVNFGVAPGLILYFWQLHELNNGGWIAAMVFAISGGLRLARFNATMDDPNKPAFAVNYFTGVPAPAGAITVLLPIYLAFLGLPNPPAILTALYTLLIAFLMVSRLPVFSGKTVRMRVPPEMVLPVFVSVVFFIALLIGYPWHILSAGSVLYLASLPAGWKSYRDHARKAAAAELTPAGVAPANSPPSYPPVASEPEHDDRPTRLN, from the coding sequence ATGACGCCGATCGATCCGCAACATCCCGAACTTCGCCGCCGCCGGTTTCGCCCGATTCCGGTGCGGATGCTGGTGCCCAACGTCATCACCCTGCTTGCGATCTGCGCGGGATTGACCGCGATCCGGTTGTCGACCGAAGGGCGGATGGAACTGGCGGTAGCGGCGATCGTGTTCGCAGCCGTGCTCGATGGGCTGGACGGCCGGGTCGCGCGCATGATCAAGGGCCAGTCGAAATTCGGGGCGGAACTCGACAGCCTCGCCGATTTCGTCAATTTCGGCGTGGCGCCCGGCCTGATCCTCTATTTCTGGCAGCTGCATGAGCTGAACAATGGCGGCTGGATCGCCGCGATGGTGTTCGCGATCAGCGGCGGCCTGCGGCTGGCACGCTTCAACGCCACCATGGACGATCCGAACAAGCCCGCCTTTGCCGTGAATTACTTCACCGGCGTCCCGGCGCCGGCCGGCGCGATCACCGTGCTGCTTCCGATCTATCTCGCGTTCCTCGGCCTGCCGAACCCGCCGGCGATCCTGACCGCGCTCTATACGCTGCTGATCGCCTTCCTGATGGTGTCGCGGCTGCCGGTGTTTTCGGGCAAGACCGTACGCATGCGCGTGCCGCCGGAAATGGTGCTGCCGGTTTTCGTCTCGGTGGTTTTCTTCATTGCGCTGCTGATCGGCTATCCCTGGCATATTCTGTCGGCGGGTTCGGTGCTCTACCTCGCGAGCCTGCCGGCCGGATGGAAATCCTATCGCGACCACGCGCGCAAGGCTGCCGCGGCGGAGCTCACGCCGGCCGGCGTCGCGCCGGCAAATTCTCCGCCGTCGTACCCGCCGGTAGCCTCCGAGCCGGAACACGACGATCGGCCGACGCGGCTGAACTGA
- a CDS encoding RraA family protein, translating into MTDSEKAPLPAALLEALGRYDTPTICNALEIVAPERRLIGYTTKPLVCPFPELPPMVGYARTVTIRSVLQSALPAAEQSKRRIAYYEYMGTGHGPRITVIQDIDGPDVGYGAFWGEVQSSVHKALGCLGVITDGSIRDIPQWAPGFQALAGSIGPSHAWVHADSFGGEVRVAGMTVRSGDLIHADCHGAVVIPTDIAAKVPDAAELCGRRETPILEIARSPSFTLEKLKEALAKSAEIH; encoded by the coding sequence GTGACGGATTCCGAAAAAGCGCCGCTGCCTGCCGCACTTCTAGAGGCGCTGGGGCGCTATGACACGCCCACGATCTGCAATGCGCTGGAAATCGTCGCGCCGGAACGGCGCCTGATCGGCTATACGACCAAGCCGCTGGTTTGTCCGTTCCCGGAGCTCCCGCCGATGGTCGGCTATGCCCGCACGGTGACGATCCGCTCCGTTCTGCAGTCCGCGCTTCCGGCAGCCGAGCAGTCGAAGCGCCGGATCGCCTATTACGAATATATGGGCACCGGCCACGGCCCGCGTATCACCGTGATCCAGGATATCGATGGTCCGGACGTGGGCTACGGTGCGTTCTGGGGCGAGGTCCAGAGTTCGGTGCACAAGGCGCTCGGCTGTCTCGGCGTCATCACCGACGGATCGATCCGCGACATCCCGCAATGGGCGCCCGGTTTCCAGGCCCTGGCCGGCTCGATCGGACCGTCCCACGCCTGGGTACATGCCGACAGTTTTGGCGGCGAAGTTCGCGTCGCCGGGATGACGGTGCGCTCCGGCGACCTCATTCATGCCGACTGTCACGGCGCGGTGGTCATTCCAACCGATATCGCAGCGAAAGTGCCTGACGCGGCCGAACTGTGCGGCCGCCGCGAGACACCGATTCTTGAGATCGCCCGCAGCCCGTCATTTACGCTTGAAAAGCTGAAAGAGGCGCTGGCGAAATCGGCAGAAATTCATTGA
- a CDS encoding SDR family NAD(P)-dependent oxidoreductase — translation MNMDGKTVLVTGSTDGVGRYVAARLAAAGAKVLIHGRDGARAKTLADEIRGHGFAEPIFYQADLSSLAGARQLAEAVTAGHKRLDLFISNAGIGSRSPGSERQTSADGYELRFAVNYLSGFLLAYLLLPLLKASAPSRIVNVASLGQHPLDFDDVMLTRGYSGSRAYAQSKLAQIMFTIDLASQLEGTGVTVNALHPATYMNTTMVREGGITPISTVEQGGDAILHLAVGDDVAASSGLFFNGMRPAQANPQAYDAVARNRLRALSLELAGLPPD, via the coding sequence ATGAACATGGACGGCAAGACGGTGTTGGTCACGGGCTCGACCGACGGCGTCGGCCGCTATGTCGCCGCCAGACTCGCCGCCGCCGGCGCCAAGGTCCTGATCCATGGCCGTGACGGCGCGCGGGCAAAAACCCTGGCCGATGAGATACGCGGTCACGGCTTTGCTGAACCAATCTTCTATCAGGCCGATCTGTCTTCGCTGGCCGGTGCGCGGCAACTCGCCGAAGCGGTGACGGCCGGGCACAAGCGGCTCGACCTTTTCATCAGCAATGCCGGGATCGGATCGCGGTCGCCCGGGTCGGAGCGGCAGACCAGCGCGGACGGCTATGAACTGCGGTTTGCGGTGAATTACCTTTCCGGATTTCTGCTTGCCTACCTGCTGCTTCCCTTGTTGAAGGCAAGCGCGCCCTCGCGCATCGTGAATGTCGCTTCGCTCGGCCAGCATCCGCTCGATTTCGACGATGTGATGCTGACCAGGGGCTACAGCGGCTCGCGCGCCTACGCCCAGAGCAAGCTCGCCCAGATCATGTTCACCATCGATCTGGCGAGCCAGCTCGAGGGCACTGGCGTGACCGTGAATGCTCTGCATCCTGCGACTTACATGAACACCACGATGGTGCGCGAAGGCGGCATCACCCCGATCAGCACGGTCGAGCAGGGCGGCGACGCCATTTTGCATCTTGCGGTTGGCGACGATGTGGCGGCCAGCAGCGGGCTGTTCTTCAACGGCATGCGGCCGGCGCAAGCCAATCCGCAAGCCTATGACGCGGTCGCCCGCAACCGATTGCGCGCGCTCAGCCTCGAACTTGCCGGCCTGCCGCCCGACTGA
- a CDS encoding motility protein A: MDIMTSVGLVSGMLVVTVMVLMGGDLHMFVSEHAVIIIFGGSIAATMIRFPLSAILHGLPLGAKFAFTMSRLSARDLVDELARIAEIARKQGPVGLEKVETDEPFLAKGIRYVADGYDLEFIRDNLERDRDNFLMHLDEGGKIYRAIGDCAPAFGMIGTLIGMVQMFANMTDPSKLGPFMATALLATLYGALVANLFCLPIADKLHGKLLDEETNRTLIIDGILMIRDSKSPTLVREMLLAYLPEKHRHEEGEPVPA; the protein is encoded by the coding sequence ATGGATATCATGACGAGCGTTGGGCTCGTGTCCGGCATGCTTGTCGTGACAGTAATGGTGCTCATGGGCGGCGATCTGCACATGTTCGTCAGCGAACATGCTGTCATCATCATCTTCGGCGGATCGATCGCCGCCACCATGATCCGGTTTCCGCTTAGCGCCATCCTGCATGGCCTGCCGCTCGGCGCAAAATTTGCGTTCACGATGAGCCGGCTTTCGGCGCGCGATCTGGTCGACGAGCTTGCCCGCATCGCGGAAATCGCGCGCAAGCAGGGACCTGTCGGGCTGGAAAAAGTCGAGACCGACGAACCGTTCCTCGCCAAGGGCATTCGATATGTCGCCGACGGCTACGATCTCGAATTCATCCGCGACAATCTCGAGCGCGACCGCGACAACTTCCTGATGCATCTCGACGAGGGCGGGAAAATCTACCGCGCTATCGGCGACTGCGCACCGGCGTTCGGCATGATCGGCACATTGATCGGCATGGTGCAGATGTTCGCCAACATGACCGATCCTTCGAAACTCGGCCCGTTCATGGCGACCGCCCTGCTGGCGACGCTCTACGGCGCGCTGGTCGCGAACCTGTTCTGCCTGCCGATTGCCGACAAGCTGCATGGCAAGCTGCTCGACGAGGAAACCAATCGCACCCTGATCATCGACGGCATTCTGATGATCCGGGATTCCAAGAGCCCGACGCTGGTCCGGGAAATGCTGCTGGCGTATCTGCCGGAAAAGCACCGCCACGAGGAAGGTGAGCCGGTACCGGCCTGA
- a CDS encoding OmpA/MotB family protein, whose amino-acid sequence MAKKKRGDAHGGGHGWFVTFADLMGLMMSFFVMLVAFSSMDNNKLKIVAGSMRDAFGVQTEARYSGIIESDGLPTRAKLKNAAHIPPEESSATPTPDEKERSLTEGARLKVDREFALASASLRQALQDMPELTEISKHIMFEETSQGLNLEIVDQDGRSMFADGSKVPYDRTRRLIEKLAIPLKATPLRISIVGHTAAGFVPTRSDYGAFDLSADRANAVRQILEREGLPPAHIFAVSGKADGQPLFPDDPSLSANRRVTITLMREDPPLPPDLKP is encoded by the coding sequence ATGGCCAAGAAAAAACGCGGCGATGCGCATGGAGGAGGGCACGGCTGGTTCGTGACCTTTGCCGACCTCATGGGTCTGATGATGAGCTTCTTCGTGATGCTCGTCGCGTTCTCCTCCATGGACAACAACAAGCTCAAAATCGTCGCGGGCTCGATGCGCGACGCCTTCGGTGTGCAGACCGAGGCGCGCTATTCCGGAATCATCGAATCCGATGGTCTGCCGACGCGGGCCAAGCTGAAGAACGCCGCGCATATTCCGCCGGAGGAATCATCGGCCACGCCGACCCCGGACGAAAAGGAGCGGAGCCTGACGGAAGGCGCCCGCCTGAAAGTCGATCGCGAGTTCGCGCTGGCCTCGGCCTCGTTGCGGCAGGCGTTGCAGGACATGCCGGAACTGACGGAAATCTCGAAACACATCATGTTTGAGGAAACCAGCCAGGGCCTCAATCTGGAAATCGTCGACCAGGACGGACGGTCGATGTTTGCCGATGGCTCTAAGGTTCCGTACGATCGTACGCGCCGGCTGATCGAGAAACTTGCGATTCCGCTCAAGGCGACGCCGCTGCGAATCTCCATCGTCGGCCATACCGCGGCAGGTTTCGTGCCGACGCGCAGCGATTATGGGGCGTTCGATCTGTCGGCCGATCGGGCCAATGCGGTGCGCCAGATCCTAGAGCGGGAAGGACTGCCGCCGGCCCACATTTTCGCGGTGTCCGGAAAGGCCGACGGCCAGCCGCTGTTTCCCGACGATCCCTCGCTGTCGGCGAACCGTCGCGTGACCATCACGCTGATGCGCGAAGATCCGCCGCTGCCGCCCGACCTGAAGCCATAA